The genomic stretch AGGGCAGAGTCTTTTAAAAAGCTCTCAATGAGTGGGATTATTTTAAGTAACTTTGTCGACTTGGGACCTAATTTAAGCTATAACCCGCAGACCCAATGGCTCATTAAAACGTATTACTCCTCCACCAGGGGAACTGGCTCTTCAAATCTTATCGCTTGTAATGAGAAACCAGTAATATTCAGTTTTTCAGATCTTCCAAGTATAGTACGATCATGTATGGAGAGTTTTCCTCCAGCAGGAATCTCTGGTGTGCTGATAACGCCACGGTGACTCTTTTATCAGGGAGCATATTTGTCATTAAGACAACAATGATTCATTGAGGAAAATGTACAGTGGTGGGCGCAGGGCATGAAGAGAGGGGCTGATTGTGTAATATATCAACACTACGTGCTGATAGAGAGAGCCCAGTTTTAACTTATTACACCATAAAAGGCAGTGAGAGTCTAGACTTTAATCTGTTTGCCGAATCAGCCCACAGTCAGCCTAAAGTAAATAgattctatgtttttttttcaattcagctTCCAAAATGTTTCTCAACTTTTTAGGGGTCAGctttgataaaatattttgttttttaacttgacTGCATCGGTGGGGATGGGTGTTGTTGATGAAATAACAGTTGtgtattattcatttaattgtgctgattttaacttaattaattttcttgttttcttgtttattttaatgctaaGTGCTATTTGTATCtgtttattatgctttttttttttaaatgtcttaatggGAAGCACTTTATAAATACATGCTAATCAGTATCCTAACAGCAAAGCTACAGTTATTATTGGGAATGAGGGCCAATGTTTTCTTAAATGCGTAGTTAATATTGCCTGTAACTCTCTCCAGGCGATCACATCGTTCCAGAGAAAGCTCCCTGTTTAGGCTGCCCCGAGGAGATTGAGGAGAACTCAGAGGAGCTTAGGGTCCCTATGACCGTCTCACTCTCCAAGTATAACTCCATGTCCGACTCCACTCACCTGTTCACTCTGCACAATATCGGCCACGCCACCAGACAGGTAGAGACCGGGTGATATGAGGAGAGAGGAAATGGGAGGATTGTGTGTAGTTTCTTTCTCCCTACAGTAACCTCTTTGTGTTCCTCTGCAGGTTGTTGCAGGTTTCAGGTTCAATGTGAGGTTTGATATGAGGAAGACCACCTGCGCCAAGGCTGAACACAAAGACCTCAACGAGTTGTGTGTCCCCGATGATCAGAATGtggtaaaaaaattttttaaacaaaaacaaattttccTGCGGACATTATGTGATCTTTTCCATGATAATTTGCCCTGATacatctctctttctgtgtttgtttccagGAGTTTGCCAACTGTAACTCAACCGTGGATGTTGCACCGTGGAGGTTAGAGGTCCCACAGGTTCAGATGGAGTGTGAACCAGGTGCACTGCCCCCCATGGTGAGACCCACTTTTCACAAAATTGTAAAATCTGTAAGAGTGCATGACAGCCACTAATGTTACCCTAAACTCTGATGCTTCTTtgcaattaatttaaatattattttacaattACCTAAATGTGCTAAAATGCTAGATAGTTATACATTGAAAGTGAAGTGTAGGCATTCAGTCttctttgcaaaaaaacaaatttctccattttgatttattatttactatataatttttattgttaCAGTCCAGGGAATAATCAATCTAGTGTTGGTTTGTTTCGACAACATAtctcaaaagaaaaaatactaaatctattattatcattagtattgataataattaatcataatatatttatatagattctatatataatctatataaatatattatttataataataataataaataataatatatttatataaattatataaagtgtaaatacatacattttttcataataatgttattaataataataataataataataatgataatgataataacaattattattgttaactggtgttagtttattcattttaagaatggcttttatctttttttgcaaatgaactctTTTTATGttccaaacaaaataaaacatgattaaagaTCAGTTCTGACTAAGAACACAGAATGTAGTAAATTATTATGAAGTATGAGCTGGAACCTGATTCTATATTGGCCAATCACAGTCATGTTGGTGTCTACTCGTATCAAAGTGTATTTGCGCGGATATGAAAACCTTTTTACACAAAAATTTaattcagaaaacaatgttGGGCTGATATTGAaatggtgttatttatttattttatttttacatattctttatttaaatggccagcaattgactgacactgtgGTACACATATTAtgctgatatttatatataattattatttgccatttttaatttataaataaacacatggtTTTATGtcactatttattatatttttatttaatattttctcaATGACAATGTAATACCTTATATTCATAATGTATGACAatctaaaaatatgttttaatattaaagttatttgtttaagaaagcagcctgaAAGTTTCGGTCCCTTATCGGTTGGGCTGTTCTATGAATGTATTAACAGCTAAAATATTatgtaccaaaaatagatgtgtaTGTTTTGAGTTTTGGAAATCTTAACTATATTCTAATAAAAGATTCTAATAAAATTGTTACAAACTGTTATGTTAGAACAATTTCACGTgttaaagaaacacatttttccctTTTGACTGCCAATCCCGGAAAGCAGTAAAATCTAAAAATCAAAAATTCttaccattttctttttttcagatgtTCACCAGGCGCCGTCCTCCCGGCTGGTCTCCTCTCAGGAACTTTCTGTACAGTGTTCGCCCCTCGTCCCCCGCCCCAGCTCCATCTACAACCTCAGGGTCCCCCACTAAGGCATCAGCCAAAGAAGAATCTTCTGAGGAGGACACCAAAGCCTCCAAACCGTCCACCCTCCCTGAGGCTGCGAACGACAGCCCCTTCCACTGCCCGTCCAAACCCTGGAAACCTTTCAATCCGTTGCCAGCAGCTCCGACAATGGCTGCCAAAGAGGAGGCCTCCCCACCACCCCCAGTAGAGGGGGGCTTCAGTGATAAAGACCTGCTGGGATAAATTCATCATCAAGaagaacacatttattttcaaaataatctCTCTTTTATTTGAAGACTAGTTATACTGGGTTACATTGAACAGATTCAGGCAGGGATGTTATGCTGATTTATAATTATAGAAGCACAAGAGTTAAGTTAATAAGATAACCAGTTTAGGTGAAAAAGGAGGAAACAACACTGTAACTCCTCAGAAAGCACTGGGAAAAAGACTGAAATGAAATGAGCTATAGACTGTTGATATAAATTGCTGGAGGAAAACCGGTGTCATTTTCCTTTGAGTAAATCACAGAAATGAGTGCCCTTAGTGTTCAGTAgagatgtgagaaaaaaaagtgtattggaAATCTGTGACTcaagagaaatataaaataaaaatttgttCTGTGTGCTGGTTTCATTTGTGAATATAAATGCAGCTAATCATTTCTGTAAACATTTCGTGCACTCACAAACAATATTCAGCTGTTGGATCACAAGATACTGACTGTGTCCCATGACTATCATTAACAAAGCCATATTCACACAcccaaatgttttaatgttgttctttaaaaaggaataaacaGATTCAACAAAAGCCAGGAAGAGGGAAACACAAATCCGGGGGAACCACAAATCACTTGCATACACAACCAGCTGTGTTGTGACAGCGAATTGTTTAAATGCATCTTTACGTCTTTGTATAATGCCTGTTACTGGAGGATGCCACTAGAGGGCCAGGTCGTTCTGTAGGTATAGAACCGACAGATTTGaagaatgtaaataacaaacatcGCAACACTCCAGGAGGTTTCTACATTGTAACAGCAGGGCTATTGTAGATGGCATATAAGGCCCTTAAATCAAGCATGTTGTGAAAATTGCGAGTGCTGCCCCTACTGGTCTTGTGTGTATTGCATCTTGCGGACATGTAGCGTTAATTTCTGGTGACGTGCACAAccatcgattaatggtcgtgaataatttggtcgatcacatatcatttttaatcaatctgtgtattaactcactgaactgaaacacggccgagcgttcagttctgcggctatacgtgaataagccaatgagctgaaaattaagttggataaagctacagtttgtaaactgaaagttgcaataacaattataaaacacactaattactagtattaatttgagcaaaactagcttactgtatcaaaccgtgcaagcatgaattactagctttaatttgatccaaaacacGCTTAAAtgtgcaagattactgtgaaaactaacctcatgcctctttcttggtctaaaacataaaacattgaactccttgacgttatctttacagtttaaatcTCACTTGAGTTGTTTTAGGATCAGGAAGAGGAAGTCTCTTTccattctttcaaaaataaaagcgttGCATAGTACTGTCTATATACCTTTTAATTTGGCCATGTATGCATGCTATTACACACACTGgagtatgtgtaaaaacatagcgattaatcgattaattgatcgttaagaTTAATtgatcacccagccctaatgtgCATGCAAATGTGTAGTTCAAATTAAATCTGCAGCTTAGGTCTGATCTCAGTTGTTTTCCATCCTATATGAATGACTTCAGAACAAAGTCAAagtatttgttgttgtaatactcatttcgaccacaagaggctgaagtgtGCCACTCGCACATGAATGAAAGCACTCATGTTTTCTTTGAGGTGAGTTCAAAACAATCAACTCACTGAACAAACAAGGAaaattattttgacaaaaaatatttaacctgtttttacAGCCCAAAAAATGAGGGAACTCAGAAAGACTatcctttaaaaaacttttttttccacatatggAAAACATTTTAGACCAGACTTTAAAAAAGGAACACCAGAATCTTTTTCTCTAATTTGCCTCTCAGCGTTTCTGTAGGATTCAGTCCTCCAGATTCCTGGAAATTCCTATTTCCAAGAATCCAACTTCTAAACTCCAAAGATTTTGAAAGTGGGAgctgtgtaaataaaacaaaatcaatcaTTAAAATAGTCAAAGCTGAACATGGTGGaccaaacaaaacattattGAATAAAGAATGATTTAATAAAGAGACATACTGTAGGGTCAAATTGCAAATGTGCGATAGCAAACACAGACGGGTGAATGTTTAACAAATTTATTTGTACATCTTCACAGAACACTCAGATGACCAGTCAGTCAATCAGGGTACAAACCTTTACTCTGTGACCGGGGAGCCAAAAACTAAACACAATatactttcattaaaaaaaaaaaaatgcaggttaTTGTGACGATGAAACTGTTCCTACATGGAGCTAACTTAAGGCAGTAATTTATAAATATCTGTATGGCTGCTTTTcagactaaattaaaaaaacaacaacaaataaaaatgtagcaagaagacaaatattaattttaacccAATCTCATGCAGGTAGGCTGTGAAAAACAATACATTGGCCCGTTGTACATTCATTCATAGCATAGGTTAAGGTTCTGACAGCATGGCATGTTGTGGAAATATATTAGCGACAAACTATAAGGTAGTTTAGAGCActgcatacaaaaaaaaaacatgaagccaCAGACCTTTTAGTCAATACTTCTCTTTAAAGTGACAATTCAGGATACTTCTGAAGCCtcaaaaatgatcacaaatgaTCAATCATCTTCATGATTAGTCATATTTTCCCTCTTTACAGTTTGAAACTTTTGACTTTCATCAAAAGGGCTTCTAAAATCACAATTTGTGTTAAAACAAACAGTTGTAACTGTGAGTTTGATAATGTTTTAGCTGCTTTACAGAAAGGAAAAAACTAACTTTTACTAAACTTACTAAATATCAGGTCCAATATAATCATACAGGCAGTGGACAGAATAACATGAACACCATCAGGGGAACAGAAAGGAACGGGAACAGACCAATCAAAAACAGAATGTTAGAGGTTTCACAAGAGTAGTATTTACTGCACGGATATTGCATTAGATTTTGTGGCCATTCATGTTATTGTGCCCACTGTTCATGTTGGAATCACATCTCAGATCAATATGATTGTTTTAGCAATGGATGAAGAAAGGATTCCCATCCTCTCGCTCAAAGGGAAACTCCAGTATTTTTTGATCCAGATTCTTCtttccaattttttaaattaactaatCAAGTAATGAGCAATGcaatacttttttaattgtgCATCGTCAATGTATACCCactaaaatgcttgttttctccaCTGTTAAAGAAAAAGGTCTTATTTCTCTGTAGAATCCTTTCTGTAATGTTGTTGGACACTTACAACAATCTGagtggcaaaaacaagcacttttagtgGCCGTACATTGACGGTGAGCCGTTGCAATACATTGCAATTCATTTCGTGGCTGCCAGCTGCAGCAATCTCACTTAATACCGCACCAGTTTCAAAACTTgttgtccccattagtcacaAAGAAGAACAAAACCATGGGAAAATACGGTGAAAAATACTGAAGTGTCCCTTTAAGTGAGATCAAATATTTACAATTTCATCGAACTTCGTAAAACAGCAAGTGAAATGATTATTGATCATGATAGTCAACCTGCTGCAGATTGTTGATCTATACAGAAAGgtttgtaattttacagttgGCCTGTGTTTTCATTGTAAAAATTTTGTGACTTTACACAAAGAGATAAAAAGCCACCTTCACTTTAAGCAAGAAAAACAAGTGCAACAATTATGATTCCTGCACCAATTCAGTGCCAAAGATTGAGACCAGGAGAGCTTTGAGGAACCTCTGAGAAGAGGTGAGAACTAACTTAGCTGCTGGAGAGAATTCTTACGATTTTATGACTCAAGATGATTAAATCTTATTATATCCCATAAGATACTTTATCACAGTTCTTACTGCACCTGATCTGAGAAATTTGGACTCAAGCACAACCTTCATTATCATGAAGTAGCTGTGTCTTCACTCTGAAATGTATGACTGTGGCACCAGTAACATTCACTGCCAGTATCAAACAAACAGTCTGGGAACAATGCTTCAACCTTCGGTGCTTATGTACagtacaatacacacacacactctcacaatCGGTACTAAATAGACACTGCACTAGCCCCCCATATCAACTTCAAACCAACTAAATACAGCTGTGGTTCTGATTTGTGGCATttcaagtaaaaacatttacaacttatgtatgaaaaaagccACGTTTCCTTACAAACGATgcaaaaaactttttgtttttccttctctGGCATAGACCAGCCAGTGGAGGGGGGGTAGCTTACATTTAGAGACACCACCACTTCAACAGTTAGTGtcttcacacagacacatggacacatacatacatacatacagtgtgGGTTTTCATTGGGGCCTGCCAATGAAGCTCTGCAACCTGTACAGAAAGACAATTAATGCAAACAGTCACGCACACAATCAGTTCGGAGGATACATGGGAAACGATAATTAAGATAACAACACTACAGGTTTGTCACACATGAAGCCCACCATAGAAAAGAGGCTTGACTGTAACTGTACATACACACTGCTTAATGTACATCACACTCACTGGTTATGCTGCTTGAGAAACATGCGTACTAGGCTAACTTTCTTCTTACAGAGTCCTTTTGGACAAAAAGGCATTGAGAACTATAATTTGTAAGTGCAAACTCCaaccttttccttttttaaagtttgtaaCTGATATGCCTTACTGCATGATGTCATTCCAGCATTGGCTTTCACAGGCCTCAGTCATGCCTGATTTGGCACGTTAAGAAAAATAAGAGAAGAGCTCTCTGCTGATACCCTACTGTTTAGTGACACTGCATCTGACTTtagaaagaaaacatgaatgatgcaaaaatgttaaaaagataAGTTCCATGCTTTCATATCAATTAAATACATTCTAGCCATTAGTTCACTACATCAGAACACACCTCcacttttttttggcttttcgATACAATCAACAGCTGAGCATACAAAGTGCTGACTTTGTTTTCCGCTGGTAGATTGAGTTTCGTACTGTCGGGTTACTGAGATAATGATTTAGTTACGCTCACATCCAAGTGTCTTTCTAGCTATATTGTGAAGGCGTTGGCGGCATTTGAGGCTGCTCTTAGGCCCCTTCTCTTGTAAAATACTACATTCTCTTCTTAACAAAGCACACCGTACGGAAAGTTCTCAACTCAACTAACAAAGCTGTACATTTTATGCCACTCAAGGTAAAAACGCCTTTTATACAGAACTGATGTAGCAAGAGATGTAAACAACAACCCGCTGACtatatgcacatttttttccttcgtTATTGGGGTTGTGGGTAAAACAGCAGACCCCCTCATTGTCATTTTCCTATTTGTTTAAATGCCCAACACCACTAAACATGTTATTGCATTCATCACTCTGCTTGCTAGGAGGCTTATTCTCTACTAATAATGGACGGATTCATTACATACGGCAGTGCATCGATCAGGCTTGAGCAGATTGGGTTCTCCCCCTTACAGGATCCTTCAAGACCTTCAATAAAACCTGGCAACATATTGACACCTCGCTATCAATGAAGAAgtcaacaaataaaaatgtatttatctttaCTATACTCATAACTTATTATCTTATGTTCATttgttttccttccttcctcattTCTTTTCCCCTGCCctggtatgaatgtgtgtgaatgggagtGAGGGTGAACACTGGTTCTGTTTCTGTAAAGTAGAAAATggactttaaaaatgtattttccaaaCTGTAATCCTGTGTTAATTGTAGTCTtgatttaaagtattttattagAAAATCCaatctttctttaaaataataatatatttttatattttatatttttatctcattttaaaCTCATAGATATACTATTTCAAGGTAAAGTAATTGTGATGATAAGTTATACAACTAACAGGTAATGGAGATTTGAGTGGTGACAAACAATCCACTAAAGCATTTTAGGGCAAAACTATGCCCACTTTAAAGCCATCCAATGAAATTTGAAAGATTTGTTCAACTTCTTCTCATAACTAAATCTTGCCTAAATGCAGTGTTTCACATGTTTCACTAAAGACGCCGCAACTGCCACTTCACTGTGACTTCACTGTGACtcacaaatgttaaaaacatgacatactcaaatgtttctgttgggtTAACctgtaaaaatttaaaaatcaaataaaagagtGTAGAGCATGAAAAGTGCATGGCGACTGAGAGCATGGCTCAAATACTAAGTGCTATGGGCTCAGTGAAAGCTGTCCAAAAGGTGTCAAAAGTGAAATACGCTTTGTCCATGAGttgacattttaacattataatGTGTGATGACCTGACATGGttagaaataaaatatgttacAGAAGGAAGGTAAAATTCTGCTTTTAATAGTAACTGTCATGGTTTGCTTACTACAACTTATTTAAGCAGAGTTTGTTGGGCTTAGCAGTGTGCGATGTTGTGCAGTGTTGTGCTGTGATGCCAAGGCATTTTATCAACAGGAAGACGTGACATTCTCCTGGGCTTCTGCTTGCCAACAAAACAGACAGCCGGAGGCTTTAAATAGGTCCCATTATTCATAAAATGTGAGACTGGCACTTTCATTCTTACCAAATTGTATCCTCAACAAATGAATGTTTACAAAATCCAAGTAGGGCTGAACACTTgccaaaataacacaaagtGAGCTGCTACTAATAAGGTCATATGGGATACTTAACTTAAAAGTAACAAAGGCAAAAGAGGCATCAGCAATGTAAATCTACGAACATGAGCAGAACTCTATAGTCGAAACGAAAAGGGGAGAGCTGTTGCACTCCGAGTAGTCAGAAGAAGGAAGCaaatagatttaaataaaaacaaaaatatatattacacaaacaaatgtgtgtttctggagAGTTGCTTGtgtaaaaactgaaagaaactagatacataaatacattcataacaaatctgtatattaatCTGGTAATTCtaagtgctgttttttttttctctcgatGGAGAGGCATCATCACCCTGAAGTTTATGCAAGAAAGCTGCACCACCAACAAATGTCCCAGAGAGTGGAGTGCTTTTCATTGACACCTGCAGATTGTAGAGCTGTGCAAAACAACCcagaaatcctttttttttaagctaaaCAACCCAGAAACCAGTTTTTGAGCTGTGACATTTCTGGTGGAAAAGCTGGAAAAACTGACACCAAATCAGCTCTGGAGGGCAACTCCACCACAAAGAGGGTAAAAGACCAAGTCATCATAGAAGCCCCAATATTCCAGTAATCCTGCACGGTGCAACACATTTGCTTATTATGTGAGATAATTTAGACAGCTCCTTGTGCCCGCTATCTTCTCAGCAGTGATGAGataaaaatggttcccaagcaccTCCTTTCTCGACCGGAGCCACAGAGCAGAAGTATTACAGCAGAAGGGCAGCAAGTTGAACTTACTTTGTGGCTACATTTATAAATCTGTGGATGTGTCTACGCTGATTTGTCCAATTTGTGTTTTCCAGCACAAGCAGCAGGGTGGAGTGGTAAAATGTCCTTCCTCACCCAGTTTGTTCCGGTTGGGAAAAAACTGAGGAAGAATAGTTGAATGCAAGCATCGCTCGGGTCGGGCACACCTTCACCAGGACATGAGGACAACGCTCTCTTGTAGACGTCACGACCACAGAAAACGACAGATGATCATGgcaagaaaatgcaggaaaacagGAACCTCGTTTAAATAAATAGACATGGTGTTGGTGttttaaaaggaaagaaaaaaaatcaacctgCAAATTTCCATCATCAGCGAGGTGTTACTCCACTGTGGGACTGGGGTCTTTCTCTGTGTGCAGGAGATCAGTTTAGTGTATGCTGTCTAATTGTGTGGAATATCCAGTCCATCTTGGTGGTCCACCCTCCATGGTGAGCATCGTTCATCTGCTTCATAAAGTAGTCCAACGCCTCctgcaaaaagcagaaaaaataaaatagttacaTAAGTAGATTAAATAATCTCGCAGAGGTTTCAGGAAGCTGAATGTGAGACctgaaacacaccaaaaatagcATCAGAACAGAAAGGATATGAGCACAGCTTTATTACCTGTTCGCTTTTTTCCAGGGCCAGCGTCTTCCTGATGTAGGCAATGTCATCAAATGACTGCAGCTCAGGCATGCCAGAGCCCAGCATCATGGAGAACAGGTTGATGAAGAGGTTAGCATGCTGCCGGATAGCCAGGTAGGCTTTATAACACATCTCCTGGAACCTGGAGGGAGACGGACACGGGAATGtgagaaaatacaataaataaaaaaatgaacattggtatatgtttttttagatgCTGCAGTGCAGTGAAGTCACAGAAGCAACAAGTCAACAagtgaaaaaagaaagtaaCGAAAGCTCAGCGTTTGGCAATGACACCCACCCAAAGCCAACAAATCTGATTGATTTCCAGTCTCTGCAAACTGTAAcgaatgtcttttttagatagatagatagatatatttgAAGCTTCTATTGAATTTTCTTGAAGTAAGCTTTGAATGTCTGTCTCACACAttttgatgacatcatcaatctaaaagagaaagaaagaaagaaagaaagaaagaaagaaagaaggaaagaaagaaagaaagaaagaaagaaagaaagaaagaaagaaagaaagaaagaaagaaagaaagaaagaaagaaagaaagaaattccCAATTGAAGTGATTCATCAGATTAAattagtttgtctttttttaattaaatccacTTCACCCTTCCTTAAAGTAATTTGGTGCAATAGACTTTTTGTTACTGTgttaatataaatgtaataaattctgCTTTTAAGTTGTTGCTAGACTGCTCGCTAATACACGTGTGTACTGCaacagaaatgttgttttttaaaggctaAACTAAACAGATGGGGAAAAAACAGCTTCCTCTTGGTACAGGCCTAAATACGTCAAAACCGAAGCGAAAGGATATTGCATGTAGCAAATTTGGTTCAACACGTCTCAGATAGGAAGGAAGCTACTTTAGCTGATTGctatgttttcttatttaatgaAGCAGTGACGAATTTTCAAAGAGCCATCATGGTTGCGTCTGTTAGGCAAGTTTAGTGGAAACGTACCCAACTGAAAAAAGTGAGGCAAGAAAAATGGTCTGTGCTGTgtgaagtaaaaaaagacattcaaacaTCCATTCCAaatgatataaaacaatgtCATCTATTAAACCTAGCTAAGGAAAAACACATCTCACGACAGCCAAGTTTTGGGGATCAAGCAGCCAACCGACTGACTGATACTAGTTACAGGTggcagataaaaaaagaaaagaaaaagaaagataagaaaagaaagaagataaaagaaaagatgCAATGCTGCAGTACCTCTCAAACTCTTTGGTCTTTGCACACTCCTGGGACCCCTTGCTGATGACGATGAGGAAGTCTTGTGTCAGTACAAAGGGCACTCGCTCTCTCTTGTAGCCAAATTTCTTCTTCTTATGATCCAGGAAATGGCCAAAATCTATATGAAATAACTGGAAGGGagcag from Centropristis striata isolate RG_2023a ecotype Rhode Island chromosome 9, C.striata_1.0, whole genome shotgun sequence encodes the following:
- the kng1 gene encoding kininogen-1 produces the protein MILTVVLTRQCVIIFLRIPTHSFRRTSLSRPSLCGEESSFSSLSSAGSTAGLHLQKLRAKPNIQQDQTMRSEVGVCVLGLLCLHSSVFVQSLDVQPGVLIFCDDPSVERAVNSAVTKFNERLSSGQELALFQILSASKSENGSDSVYSLQFTSRRSDCPAGSNKPWTDCEYLPYGRKEPIPCNATVYMTETEADTKQVDCVLGDHIVPEKAPCLGCPEEIEENSEELRVPMTVSLSKYNSMSDSTHLFTLHNIGHATRQVVAGFRFNVRFDMRKTTCAKAEHKDLNELCVPDDQNVEFANCNSTVDVAPWRLEVPQVQMECEPGALPPMMFTRRRPPGWSPLRNFLYSVRPSSPAPAPSTTSGSPTKASAKEESSEEDTKASKPSTLPEAANDSPFHCPSKPWKPFNPLPAAPTMAAKEEASPPPPVEGGFSDKDLLG